The Populus alba chromosome 13, ASM523922v2, whole genome shotgun sequence genome contains the following window.
caaatttttttttttttttgctaaaattgagttacggttgtactttttggatcgttttgatgtgctgatatcaaaaatgatttttaaaaaatgaaaaaacatcatttgcatgtatttcggcacgaaaagctatttgaaaagcaaccgctaccacactgccaaacacgctctataTGTCACCTTTGTGCTTGGGAAGCAAGCAcaagaatatttttcaactgGAATTTTATGAAGAgcaattgttcttttttttaatttttttaattttaccctttaataaaaaacacaatttattttgtatttcaattttgattcctatttaattgttattttttatttattttggatctACTTgtgtaattgatatttttttttccaagttaatcCTTCAACATCTAATtgtttgagaattgagttttatagtttttcCAGATAGGAAGCTTCGAGTCTAATGCTCCAGGTAATaggtttaaaaagttattttcttttgaactttgtgttttttttgtgtgttttcttttctactAAATTATTCTAATCTCATTAGTTGGCTTGCTGTAATCTGAATTGCCTCATCTTTTATCCCCTAAATTACAAGTTTGTTATACTAATTTGAATTAACTCAAGCttgttttttggttatttttctctTCCGTATTTATTGGGCTAATAATTAAGCATTAACTCATTATATGCTAACTTGGATAAATTAAGCTGATTTTTTTACATTGCATGTTTATGTTtccttttacaaaaatattatttttttccaagttatctttattttttttttaatttgatctgttattaatgttattttttattattatttaattaaaataaaataaaattatttatttcaatcgaataattatatatttttaatatcaaaaaataaaaatgatgtaaaatattaatttaaaaaaaactttaaattttttaaaaattaaaacataaaaacaaacacaaaccaGTTTTCAAAAGCAAGGTACAATACGATCTTGATAATTTGATGACTGGACATTAGTCTCGAAGAGAGCATCCATGCTTGGCAACGACGCCAAcacgcataaaaaaaaaaaaaaaaaaaaaaaaaacacgacgCCTACAcgcaaataattaaaacaaaacgcGGCGTAGAAGAACATACAAGTGACAAATACAACAATAGAACTGGCTGCTTCAAAGCGCGCTCACTgcctttgtttcttctttttcccctaACTAATAATATTTCACCTAAATAacagagcgagagagagagagagagagagagcagcaATGGGTTCCTCGTCTCCTTCTCCTCTTCtgcttcttttctctttggtATTTGCCTCCTCTCTGTTCCTCTCATGTGCTACTCACGAGACCACTCTCAAAGGTACTACTGACTTCTGATGTCTCCTCCCTTTTATTTTGCTCGCTTCTTGATTGATTGCTGTGATCTGTCGTGGTGTAGTGCTCTTTTTGGTTTAGGACAAACAACGTTTGGAAATAAAACTGCATTTAATTGTGgggtcttttgtttttgtataaaagaaagtttttggaGCTAAGGTCCTGGCAATTGAAATCTATACAgtatattaatttcttttttcttcggAGTTGATGGGTTTGTTAGGGCTTTATTTTTTGGTTGTGTAGTGTAGTGAagtgaaaataattattctaacaAAAATCTGTACATTATTTATGGGGTTTTGTTAAAATCGCTATAGGTAGGCACTCTTGGTCTTATATGTTGGGTTTGATGTATATACAATCTTTGcctttgataaggaatgttgcTTGTTGTAGCTGAATAGGCGTCTTTTTTGTGTGCCTTTTGAGTTTTGGAAGGTTTAATAGAGATTCGAAGTTTCTTGATATCGTAAACTTGAAACAAATCGTTTCTTGGGgttgttttcttcctttctacTCTTGAATCTTAGACATGGTTTGAAATCGAGGGTCTGTTTAGGTAGTTATAGTATGCCTTAGTGCTGTTtggttgatttatgtttttcttcatgtGATTGAGAGCATTTGTTTGAAGTCTTAAATCTTCTCATGTACTTTGAGtgattcgttttttttttctactttgaaTGATTGATAATTAATAATGCCTTCTACAATTACAGGCATTGACCCCGAGAATCCAGCTCTAGATGTCACTCCGTCCCACTTTCATGGGCGTGTGTTTAGCCATGATGGTTCTAAAGATGCTTTCTTTTGTGAACGTGTTAAAGTTTCTGGTCACTTGAGATGGAAACTCAGTAGGTATGCTAGTTCATTTCGAGTTACTTTGGCTCCGTCTGCACTAATCCCAGAGAGATTGCATAGCAATATTCAGGTTTGCTTTCACCGGTAAGTGAAtttcttgcctttttttttttccatctttctctctcaatttgaTAATGAAAATTTTACGTCTCATCCATGGAGCATTTCCAGGAATGCTTCCCTTGGATTTTGCCAGTGCGAAAAGGATGATTGGAGAATTGTTCAGAAGGGGCTGTGGACATCTGTCATGTCTCCTTATGAGGAGAGATATGTTGATGTAAAGTTCATTGGTGATACTTCTGGAGCTGTCTCAATTGCTGTTGATGAAGGTTTGGTTCCCTTTGTTCCCTGTTGTGTTTGGTCTTACACACTGGATTTAAATTCCTTTATTGACACTGATTAATTGATGTTAGTGCAGATTTACAGCAATGGCGACTCATGTGTCTAGCGGTTGGATTTGTTTTACTATTGCTGGCACCGATAGTCAGCAGCTGGGTTCCCTTTTATTATAGCACTTCAATGGCTATTGGGGTTTTTCTTGTCATTATAATCCTCCTTTTTCAGGTCAGtaagtttggttttgttgcTTTCAGATCTTCCTCCCCCTTCTTCAATTTTTCTCTTTGCCAACGCCAGTATCACCAAATTGGTTTGAAATGCATAACcaaaagttttaaataaaaaattcagagtGTTGATGTTATTCACTTATTTGAATTTATGGCTAAGGTCCAGCATGTGCCAATTTGTGCCTGATTGAGGCGTAAATACCTAGTGATAGATATGGAGCTCTTTTATGTCCCAAACATCTTTTCTTCATGGAAGGGGCTGGGCTGCATTCAGTCTGAGTTGAACCTAGAGAAAATTAACCATCCTTGTGTGGATTGTTCTACTCGACATGCACCAAACCAAATGGGGCCTGTACACCTAGAGCTTATAATGGAAGGGGATTGCCATGATACTTTGTTAGCTGTTTTTTTAGGGACTCAGGTTGTAGGTAACTGCATTTTTACACATGGTGCAGTGTGCAACCTGCTTGTGACAGAATGGATGTTTAATGGCATTCTcatgaattttcaaaatcaaattcccTAGACTATTCTtcaattgataattttgttatttcatgtcacttatttttagtttttttcatcaACATATAATGTCCAAAAAGGATTTGTTCTAGATCTTTTAAGCTCCATGGCCAGTTTCTGTGCCTCAATCTATTCGTTGAAATAAAGTTGGAAGTTtcaatataacattttttttttggcaataacACAACACTTTATAATGGTGTTTAGGGATGTAATTTTCAAATAGCAAAACTTTGATGTTagttttgttataaattattttggtttattcTGGTCGCATTAAGAATGTATCTGAATATTAATATGCTTTCAATATTTGCAAGTTTCTATTCAATGCCTGCAATTTTGTGATTAAGAATTTCATCTTAGCTTTTCAGTTCATTATTGTGCAGACAGACTTACTATGTTTATCTTTGCTTTAATGTTGCAGGGAATGAAATTGTTGCCAACTGGAAGGAAgaattttttctatctttccATATATGGATCAGTGGTGAGTTTGCTTTTACTGTAGCTTTAAGTTCCAATATCTTCTTATTATTTCCCCACACTTCCTCCCATTTTTTAGATAatgttctttattcttttatctaAGATGCAGAACTCTCTTTATGTATTTCTGTTGCAGCTTGGAGCTGGCActtttattttacatcaaaTTTCAACGCTGGTAAATTCGATTCTAGTCAACTTTGGGCTGAGTGAAGACATGCACAATCCTGTAAGTCTTTGTCTACATAGATTTTTATGCAGATTTTTGTAGAGTACTTGCAGTTACAGGTTCAAGGGAATCAATGTTCTAGAGCCAGTCCTGCAACGAACTCTCATCTCATTTTCCCAGCACTTCCATATTGATACTGCATTAATATGTAGACACAAGTagtttctcttttttccttttttttggggTGCCTTAAGCCATCATCCACAAACTACATTCTATGTTCTCATAGGCTTCTCAAGACACACATTGGCATTACTTTCCTGTTTGACAGATGTGATTTATTCTGGTAATATTTTGAAAGTTTCGATAAATAAGAGCAATGcattttttacttaattcagAATCCATCTCTCAAAGCACTTTTACAAAAGGAGAGGAGGGAAGAGCCAATTGTGTgcatgtgattattttttacaatattattCCTCACATGAAGTTTATTctctatttgtttcttttaaagcATTATGTTTTGACCTTTCCCTATTTCACTACAGGTTTACATATTTATACTAGTAGGGATTGTTCTCACAGGAGCTGGTTTAGGGTTCTGGATGGTGAGGAAATTTGTAATCTCAAAGGATGGAAGTGTGGATGATGGTGTAGCACAATTTGTTAAATGGGCAATGCGTATTATTGCATCCACCTTTATTTTACAGGTAAGACACCCGTTCATGTTAATTCCATTGCTTGATATCGAACTAAAAGAAGATTTCTAAAGTTGCTTTAGTGCctcaaaattaaagaattattatACAGCTGCAGCATCTTATTGGTGTGCTCCATTTTACATTTTCACATGAATATAAGTAGCACACGAAGTTCACCAATTCACAATGAATACCCTCCTTTCGGTGCAtggatatttttcttaatcccGCCACATATACATGATGTTACCTGTTAAGTCATGTTTGTATTAGTTCTgtttagggataaaaaaaaattggggacAAAGGTTCCTTATGGCATGGACATAGAAAAGCTTTGTAATTGTTTTAGATAGAGTTGAAGATCTGTTATTAAAGAACAAAAGGTTCATAATCATGCATATATCATCAGGGGGATTTTTTTTGGGAAAGATAGAGGTTACTGCAGGGCCAATGATGCGTGCTTTAATCAGTTAACAAGATTTCCTACCTATTTAAAGGTATCCAGTTCTCTTTTTGACAAGAGAAAGTTAGAGGATGATAATTGGTTATCTCTGACTTGCTTCAATGGTATGATATTCATCAAGTTACTACTATTATTGGACAAATAATCTTATATAGGACTAGGTAATTCCTGATTTGACGTTGTTTGATGTTAGCCAGCCATTTGAATTGtgttacataaattaaaataggtCTGGGGTTGTGTACTCGTGTTGGTTTAAAGGGGAGCTTTTCTGTTCACAGTGATATGCCTTGTGCTGAATTAATTCCACTGTGGCCAGTTCACCTTAGTTTCAGCCCTGTGAAggcaatttttttatccttccagTAATTGTGTCATAGTTGTGATCCGGGACAAAGAAATTTAAGAGaagtaaaagaaagaaggaagaagctaagaagaagccatagaaagataataaaaaactaaagaagagaagagaagagaaagggaggAGGTGAAGTCTGCAACTTTACAActtttaataattcattataaaaactattacaatgtcaaaaattatgttaatagtAAAACAACAACCAATAATTAGGCGAATGGCCCactaaaatagattgaaatccaaaatagaataatatcaaacctaataataaaactcaaaagtccaaataaattaaacccaataaCATAGGCTGAAGCCCAATCTCCCAACCAAAAAACAACAAGTTGGGCTACCCTCCATTGTCTATGATCATATATGTGTGTGAACCGTGTCTTGTGTCTGGTATCCCCGTCAAGTTGTTTTCCTATGACACTTGGATTATACGTGTCTCTAAACTTTGATACTTCCTCTATGCACTCCAGAGTCCATGTAGTATATActttactttatataaaatgtgCCATCGTATTTCACTGACTTAGGCAGTCTATATTGTCATTCTGTTACACTCTTCTTGTGCGCTGCTAGTTaagcttttttcttcttagctCATTTTCTTGTAGTTATTTtaagaacaaattttttttttacagcatATTTTGAGTGATGACTGCTGTATGACCAGGTTTtcttgctttccttttctttctcagaGCACTCTTGATACTCCTTTAGCAATGGGCGCCTTGCTTTCTTCTTGTGCAATCTGCTCTGTTACTTTGAAGTTGTGGTATAAAAGGTATCTGTAATTTTCACTTCCCTCTTGTTGTTTAAGAGTACTGTTGTT
Protein-coding sequences here:
- the LOC118042414 gene encoding uncharacterized protein; translated protein: MGSSSPSPLLLLFSLVFASSLFLSCATHETTLKGIDPENPALDVTPSHFHGRVFSHDGSKDAFFCERVKVSGHLRWKLSRYASSFRVTLAPSALIPERLHSNIQVCFHRNASLGFCQCEKDDWRIVQKGLWTSVMSPYEERYVDVKFIGDTSGAVSIAVDEDLQQWRLMCLAVGFVLLLLAPIVSSWVPFYYSTSMAIGVFLVIIILLFQGMKLLPTGRKNFFYLSIYGSVLGAGTFILHQISTLVNSILVNFGLSEDMHNPVYIFILVGIVLTGAGLGFWMVRKFVISKDGSVDDGVAQFVKWAMRIIASTFILQSTLDTPLAMGALLSSCAICSVTLKLWYKRDQSDSGGGSAWLQPAGQTTARFRRAEFHSRSGKMSPQGKMWNSPKSSSAWTSSPVKGVVSPSSHSAPVDKQDYYSTFHKTPRRKKFTKKQWEDFTRESTREALMDWAASPEAANWIINNADRMQLLPSNYGSEEMVGSESDSTDASVAGSGKPFSLFNW